The following coding sequences are from one Loxodonta africana isolate mLoxAfr1 chromosome 18, mLoxAfr1.hap2, whole genome shotgun sequence window:
- the LOC135228079 gene encoding allergin-1-like — MGCSYHFDPHTCGRKTTELPLRDINEDFFVVFFPECPWPRLSSQTSVVTKGQNVSLICSTKKKSLAIKYSFFRGEKYLRSEDTKGESNIFNLSISEAHDLGPYKCKVQDPINGDFHCAKYSPDFTFTSVDPVATPVLNISVIQTEAGLYIILRCISLNGSLPINYTFFEKNVAMSPAISKDEREPAEFNFTKKSIQGGEEYKCKAKNRWSNNAKYSQRTTMPSIGKSYLSQILSTGSRFSSRNGSCSSAHPLPTLATCFQCLPSRRMHTNSGGLAYCHK; from the exons ATGGGGTGTTCCTACCACTTCGATCCACATACATGTGGCAGGAAGACCACTGAGTTACCATTAAGGGATATTAACGAGGACTTCTTTGTTGTCTTTTTTCCAGAATGCCCTTGGCCTAGATTGTCATCACAAACCAGTGTGGTCACAAAGGGTCAAAATGTATCTCTGATTTGTTCCACCAAGAAAAAATCTCTGGCAATCAAGTACTCTTTTTTTCGGGGTGAGAAATACCTGAGAAGTGAAGATACGAAAGGTGAATCCAATATTTTCAACCTAAGCATCTCAGAAGCCCATGATTTGGGCCCCTACAAATGCAAAGTCCAAGATCCTATAAATGGAGATTTCCACTGTGCTAAATACAGTCCTGACTTCACCTTCACATCGGTAG ACCCAGTGGCCACCCCGGTCCTGAACATCAGTGTCATTCAGACAGAAGCAGGCCTATATATAATACTACGCTGCATCTCGCTCAACGGCTCATTGCCCATCAACTAcactttctttgaaaaaaatgttgccatgtcACCAGCTATTTCCAAGGATGAAAGGGAGCCTGCCGAATTTAACTTCACCAAGAAGAGCATCCAAGGAGGGGAAGAGTATAAGTGTAAAGCTAAAAACAGATGGTCTAACAACGCAAAATACAGTCAGCGCACCACCATGCCTTCAATAGGTAAGAGCTACCTGAGCCAGATTCTTTCAACAGGGTCTCGGTTTTCTTCCAGAAATGGCAGCTGCTCTTCTGCCCACCCACTTCCCACTTTGGCCAC